Sequence from the Agrococcus sp. SL85 genome:
TAGGTTGGAGGCGCACGGCGCGGCCGCGCCCGCAGTCGCGCGCCGCCGTCCACACACACCGCGAGGGGTTCGAGCCGCATGGCCAAGATCATCTACACGTACACCGACGAGGCGCCGATGCTCGCGACGCACTCGTTCCTGCCGATCATCCAGGCGTTCGCGTCCGCCGCCGACGTCGAGGTCGACACCCGCGACATCTCGCTCGCCGGCCGCATCGTCGCCGCGTTCGCCGACCGCCTCCCGGCGGACCAGCAGGAGGCCGACGCCCTCGCCGAGCTCGGAGAGCTCGCGAAGTCGCCCGAGGCCAACATCATCAAGCTCCCCAACATCTCGGCCTCCGTGCCGCAGCTGAAGGCCGCGATCGCCGAGCTGCAGTCGCAGGGCATCGCGCTCCCCGCCTACCCCGACGAGGTCGTCACCGACGAGGACCGCGACGTGCGCGCCCGCTACGACGCCGTCAAGGGCTCGGCCGTCAACCCCGTGCTCCGCGAGGGCAACTCCGACCGCCGCGCGCCGCGCTCGGTGAAGGAGTACGCCCGCAAGCACCCGCACTCGATGGGCGCCTGGACGGCCGACTCGAAGACCGCGGTCGCGACGATGGGCGAGCACGACTTCCGCGCGAACGAGCGCTCGGTCACGATCGCCGCCGACGACACCCTCACCATCCGCCACGTCGCCGCCGACGGCACCGAGACCGTGCTGAAGGACGGCCTGCAGGTGCTCGCCGGCGAGATCGTCGACGCGACCTTCCTCTCGGCGAAGGCGCTCGACACGTTCCTCGCCGCGCAGGTGCAGCGCGCCCGCGACGAGCACGTGCTCTTCTCCGTGCACCTCAAGGCCACGATGATGAAGGTCTCCGACCCCATCATCTTCGGCCACGTCGTGCGCGCCTTCCTCCCTGAGGTCTTCGAGCGCTACGGCGCGCAGCTCACGGCCGCGGGCCTCACGGGCGAGAACGGCCTCGCCGCCATCCTCTCCGGCCTCTCGGAACTCGACGAGGCCACCGCGAACGGCGTCCGCCAGGCGATCGAGGACGGCCTCGAGCGCGGCCCGCGCCTCGCCATGGTCAACTCCGACCGCGGCATCACGAACCTGCACGTGCCCTCCGACGTCATCGTCGACGCGTCGATGCCGGCGATGATCCGCACCTCGGGCCACATGTGGGGCCCGGACGGCGAGGAGGCCGACACCCTCGCGGTCATCCCCGACTCCTCGTATGCGGGCATCTACCAGGCCGTCATCGAGGACTGCCAGGCGAACGGCGCCTTCGACCCGACCACGATGGGCTCGGTGCCGAACGTCGGCCTCATGGCACAGAAGGCCGAGGAGTACGGCTCGCACGACAAGACCTTCACGATCGCAGCCGACGGCCGCGTCGAGGTCGTCGACGCATCGGGCGCCGTGCTGCTCTCGCACGAGGTCGAGGCCGGCGACATCTGGCGCGCCTGCCAGACGAAGGACGTGCCGGTGCGCGACTGGGTGAAGCTCGCGGTGACGCGCGCCCGCGCCTCCGAGACGCCCGCCGTGTTCTGGCTCGACGCCGACCGCGCGCACGACGCCGAGCTCATCAAGAAGGTGCAGGACGAGCTGCCGAACCACGACACCGAGGGCCTGGACATCCAGATCCTCAGCCCCGTCGAGGCGACGAAGCTGTCGATCCAGCGCATCCGTGAGGGCCTCGACACCATCTCGGTGACGGGCAACGTTCTGCGCGACTACAACACCGACCTCTTCCCGATCCTCGAGCTCGGCACCTCGGCCAAGATGCTCTCGGTCGTGCCGCTGCTGAACGGCGGCGGCCTGTTCGAGACCGGCGCCGGCGGCTCCGCGCCGAAGCACGTGCAGCAGGTCGTCGAGGAGAACCACCTGCGCTGGGACTCGCTCGGCGAGTTCATGGCGCTGGCCGAGTCGTTCCGCCACCTGGCGACCGCGACGGGCAACGCCCGCGCCGGCGTGCTCGCCGAGACGCTCGACGCCGCCACCGGCACGTTCCTCGACGAGAACAAGTCGCCCTCGCGCAAGGTCGGCGAGATCGACAACCGCGGCAGCCACTTCTGGCTCGCCCGCTACTGGGCCGAGCAGCTCGCGGCGCAGACGGACGACGCCGCGCTCGCCGAGGCGTTCGCGCCGGTCGCCGAGGCGCTCGTCGCCCAGACGGCCACGATCGAGCAGGAGCTCGTCGACGCCCAGGGCGGCCCCGTCGACCTCGGCGGCTACTACCGCGTCGACACCGACCTGGCAGACGCCGCGATGCGTCCCAGCACGTCGCTCAACGCGATCGTCGCGCAGCTGCGCGGCTGACGCGCGCACCGAAGGGGGGGCCCGGCTCGCGCCGGGCCCCCTTCCGCATTCCCGGAGGAATCGGCCGACAGCGGGCACATGGCTGCGCTATGCGGCCATGTGCCCGCTCAGCGCTGATTCCTCCGGGCGAACCGGTGATCCCCGCGCCGGATGATGGCGAGGATGTCGCGCTCGATCGCGGGCCACTCCTCATGGATCTGCCGGTAGGACAGACGGAGGACCACGAATCCGCGGGCGACGAGGCGACGGTCGCGCTCCTGATCGCGCTCGTACGCTGCCGCATCGGTGTGGTGCTCGCGACTGTCGCACTCGATGACCAGCCGCTCGCCGACCAGGAGGTCGACGCGCATGCCTGGCAGGACTCGGACCTGGATGCGGACGCCGATGCGGAGCTGCCAGAGGCGGAGACGCAGCATGGACTCGGTGCCGGACTCGGCGCGCCCGTCGAGCAGGGCGAGCAGGGCACGGACCCTGGCGGGCGCGTTCGCGGCCCACGATCGCAGCTCGTCCATCGTCGCGAGGCGACGATGGAGCAGGGAGTCGAGCACGACGACCAGTGCCTCGCGATCGCCGCATCGAAACGCGCACCGGACGGCCGTCTCGAGGTCGTCGACCGCGCTGCGCACCGGAACGCTCGGTCCGAAGGGCCTGCAGGAGGCACCCGACCGATGCCGAGCGCGCCGGACATGCGATCCGCTGCCCTGCGGCACCCACGCTCCGCGCAGACGCAGGGCACTGAAGCACGAGATGCAGCCGCCTGCGCGGACCGCGGCGAGCGCCGTGGCATCCGGGCCGCGACCGAACCATCCCGGCCTGATCCGCTCCAGCACCAGCTGGTGCACGGCGCGCTCGATCTGCCACTTCGACCAGCCGAGCGCCGCGAGCTGTGCCGTGGTGACGACGCCGAGCTGGAGCACGAGAGGTTCGACCATCGGCGCACCATGCCCCTTCCCTGCGCAGCGCCGCTCTGACCCCGCCTCCCCCTGTGGACGCCGGAAGAATCGGCGCTCTCGGGGCTCATGGCCGCATAGCGCAGCCATGTCGCCGCTGAGGGCCGGATCCTCCGGGCTTCCAGGGCGGCCGGGCAGGATGGCGGCATGAGCGGGCGACGGTGGTCGGATGCGCCGGTGTGCGCGACGTGCGGGGTCGAGCAGGCGGAGCCGCTGCCCGAGACGTGCCGCATCTGCGCGGACGAGCGGCAGTGGGTGCCCGGCAGCGGCCAGGCGTGGACGAGCCTCGACGCGCTCACCGCGACCCGCGAGATCCGCGTCGAGGAGCTCGAGCCGGGGCTCTGGGGCCTCACGAGCGAGCCCGCGGTGGGCATCGGCCAGCGCGCGATCCTCGTGCCGGGCGATCTGCTGTGGGATCCGCTCGGCGTCGTCACCGAGGCGGCGGTCGAGCGCGTCCGGCAGCTCGGCGGCGCCCGCCGGATCGTGGCCTCGCATCCGCACATGCACGGCGCGCAGGTCGCGTGGGCGGAGGCGCTCGGCGCGCGCGTGCTCGTGCACGAGGCGGATGCCGAGTGGCTGCAGCGCGACCACGAGCTGGTCGAGCGCTGGAGCGGCTCCCGTGAGCTCGCGCCCGGCCTCGCCCTCCACACGCTCGGCGGCCACTTCCCCGGCGCCGCGGTCGCGATCTGGGCGGCCGGCTCGGGCGGCCTCGGCTCGATGCTCGCGGGCGACACCATCCAGCCGAAGCCCGACCGCCGGCACGTCGCCTTCATGCGCAGCTACCCCAACCACCTGCCGCTCAGCCACCGCGTCGTGCGCCGCATCGCCGACGCCGCCGCGGGCCTGCGCTACCGGCGCCTCTACGGCAACATCCCCGGGCAGCTGATCGAGGACGGGCCGGAGGCCGTGGAGCGCTCGGCCGTGCGCCACATCCGCTGGGTGCTCGGCGACTTCGACCACCTCACCTGAGCGACCGGCACAGGCGCGTCGAGGGCCGCAGCACGACGAAGGCCCCCGGCGGGAGCCGGGGGCCTTCGAGCGGGTCGCGTCAGAGCGACTCGATGACCTCGCGCATGAGGCGGGCGGTCTCCGACGGCGTCTTGCCGACCTTGACGCCGGCGGCCTCGAGGGCCACCTTCTTCGCCTCGGCGGTGCCCGACGAGCCCGAGACGATGGCGCCGGCGTGGCCCATGGTCTTGCCCTCGGGGGCCGTGAAGCCCGCGACGTAGCCGACGACCGGCTTCGTGACGTTCGCCTTGATGAAGTCGGCCGCGCGCTCCTCCGCGTCGCCGCCGATCTCGCCGATCATGACGATCGCCTTCGTCTCGGGGTCGGCCTCGAAGGCCTCGAGCGCGTCGATGTGCGTCGTGCCGATGATCGGGTCGCCGCCGATGCCGATGGCGGTCGAGAAGCCGATGTCGCGCAGCTCGAACATCATCTGGTAGGTCAGCGTGCCCGACTTCGAGACGAGGCCGATGGGGCCCTTGCCCGTGATGTTCGCGGGCGTGATGCCGACGAGCGACTCCTCCGGCGTGATGATGCCGGGGCAGTTCGGGCCGATGATGCGGGTCGTGCCCTTGGCCTTCGCGTGGGCCCAGAACTCGGCGGAGTCCTGCACGGGGATGCCCTCGGTGATGACGACGAGCAGGCCGATGCCCGCGTCGACGGCCTCGATGACGGCGTCCTTGGCGAAGGCCGGCGGCACGAAGACGATCGAGACGTCGGCGCCGGTCTCGGCCATCGCCTCGGCGACGGAGCCGAAGACGGGCAGCTCGACGGCCGAGCCGTCCTTCGCGGTGTGCGAGACGGTCGTGCCGGCCTTGCGGGCGTTCACGCCGCCCACGACCTGCGTGCCGGCCGCGAGCATGCGGGCGGTGTGCTTCGAGCCCTCGCCGCCGGTGATGCCCTGGACGATGACCTTGCTGTCCTTGTTGAGGTAGATCGACATGTCCTCTTCGCTCCCTTAGGCCGCAGCCAGCTCGGCGGCCTTCGCCGCGGCCTCGTCCATGGTGTCGACGACCGTCACCAGCGGGTGCGCGGCGTCGGCGAGGATCTGGCGACCCTCCTCGACGTTGTTGCCGTCGAGGCGCACGACGAGCGGCTTCGAGGCCTCGTCGCCCAGGATCTCGAGCGCCTTGACGATGCCGTTCGCGACGGCGTCGCACGCGGTGATGCCGCCGAAGACGTTGACGAAGACGCTCTTGACGTCGGCGTCGTTCAGGATGACGTCGAGGCCCGCGGCCATGACCTCGGCCGAGGCGCCGCCGCCGATGTCGAGGAAGTTGGCGGGCTTGACGCCGCCGAACTGCTCGCCGGCGTAGGCGACGACGTCGAGCGTCGACATGACGAGGCCCGCGCCGTTGCCGATGATGCCGACCTGGCCCTCGAGCTTCACGTAGTTGAGGTCGGACTCCTTGGCCTTCGCCTCGAGCGGGTCGGCCGCGGCCTTGTCCTCGAGCGCGGCGTGCGCCTCGTGCCGGAAGCCGGCGTTCTCGTCGAGCGTGATCTTGCCGTCGAGCGCGACGATGTCGCCGGAGGCGGTGCGCACGAGCGGGTTGACCTCGACGAGCGTGGCGTCCTCGCCGGCGAAGACGCCGTAGAGCTGCACGAGCACGGGCGCGACCTTGGCCACGAGCTCCTCGGGGAAGCTCGCGGCGCGCACGATCTCCTCGGCCTTCGCGGCGTCGATGCCGACGGCGGGGTCGACCTCGACCTTCGCGAGCGCCTCGGGGCGCTCCTCGGCGAGCTGCTCGATCTCCATGCCGCCCTCGTACGAGCACATGGCGAGGTAGGAGCGGTTGGCGCGGTCGAGCAGCACCGAGAAGTAGTACTCCTCCTCGATCTGCGCGCCCTCGGCCACCATCACGCGGTGCACGGTGTGGCCCTTGATGTCGAGGCCGAGGATGGCCTCCGCGGCCTCCTTCGCCTCGGCGGGGCTCTTGGCGAGCTTGACGCCGCCAGCCTTGCCTCGTCCGCCGGTCTTGACCTGTGCCTTCACGACCACGACGCCGCCGCCGAGCTCAGCGGCCGCAGCCTCTGCCTGCTCGGGGGTGTCGGCGACGATGCCGCGCAGCACGGGGACGCCGTGCTGCTCGAACAGGTCCCTTGCCTGGTACTCGTAGAGATCCAAAGCGTCATCCAATCGATGTCTTGGTGGGGATTCGCCGCCGTCCAGCCTAGACCCGCGGCCGCTCCCGCCCTGGCGGTTTCGGAATCCCGAACCGCGAAGATTCGGCGATCTTGCGGGCTTTCGCGGAGCCGTGCCTTGCTTGCGCGCGCCGTTCGGGCCGCCGACCATGGTCTCGGAGAGGAAGAACCATGGATCCTGCGATGCAGCGTCGGCCCGACCTGCCGCGCCCGGTCGAGTCGCTCGCGGCGAAGCTGAACTGGCTGCGCGCCGGCGTGCTCGGCGCGAACGACGGCATCGTCTCGACCTCGGCCCTCATGGTCGGCGTCGCGGGCGCCGGCACCGGCATCGGCGGCATCCTCACCGCGGGCCTCGCCGCGCTCGTGGCGGGCGCCTTCTCGATGGGCGTCGGCGAGTACGTCTCGGTCTCGTCGCAGCGCGACTCGGAGCGCGCCGCCATCCGCCGCGAGCGCGCGCTGCTCGACACCGACCCCGAGGGGCAGGTCGACCAGCTCGCCCACATGTACGAGCTGCGCGGCCTCACGCCGCGCACGGCGCACCAGGTGGCCGTCGAGCTCACCGAGCACGACGAGCTGCGCTCGCACCTCGACGTCGAGTACCGCCTCGACCCCGACGACCTCAACAACCCGTGGGCCGCGGCCTTCGCCTCGGCGGCGGCGTTCACGCTCGGCTCGCTCGTGCCGCTGCTCGCGGCGCTCTTCGCACCGACCGCCTGGATGCCGTGGCCGATCGCCGCCGCGACGCTCGTGGCGCTGCTCGTCACGGGCATCGTCTCGGCCCGGATCGGTGGCTCCGGCAAGCGCCTGGGCACCGTGCGGGTGCTCATCGGCGGCACGCTCGCGCTCGTCGGCACCTACGCGATCGGC
This genomic interval carries:
- a CDS encoding NADP-dependent isocitrate dehydrogenase — encoded protein: MAKIIYTYTDEAPMLATHSFLPIIQAFASAADVEVDTRDISLAGRIVAAFADRLPADQQEADALAELGELAKSPEANIIKLPNISASVPQLKAAIAELQSQGIALPAYPDEVVTDEDRDVRARYDAVKGSAVNPVLREGNSDRRAPRSVKEYARKHPHSMGAWTADSKTAVATMGEHDFRANERSVTIAADDTLTIRHVAADGTETVLKDGLQVLAGEIVDATFLSAKALDTFLAAQVQRARDEHVLFSVHLKATMMKVSDPIIFGHVVRAFLPEVFERYGAQLTAAGLTGENGLAAILSGLSELDEATANGVRQAIEDGLERGPRLAMVNSDRGITNLHVPSDVIVDASMPAMIRTSGHMWGPDGEEADTLAVIPDSSYAGIYQAVIEDCQANGAFDPTTMGSVPNVGLMAQKAEEYGSHDKTFTIAADGRVEVVDASGAVLLSHEVEAGDIWRACQTKDVPVRDWVKLAVTRARASETPAVFWLDADRAHDAELIKKVQDELPNHDTEGLDIQILSPVEATKLSIQRIREGLDTISVTGNVLRDYNTDLFPILELGTSAKMLSVVPLLNGGGLFETGAGGSAPKHVQQVVEENHLRWDSLGEFMALAESFRHLATATGNARAGVLAETLDAATGTFLDENKSPSRKVGEIDNRGSHFWLARYWAEQLAAQTDDAALAEAFAPVAEALVAQTATIEQELVDAQGGPVDLGGYYRVDTDLADAAMRPSTSLNAIVAQLRG
- a CDS encoding type IV toxin-antitoxin system AbiEi family antitoxin domain-containing protein; translation: MVEPLVLQLGVVTTAQLAALGWSKWQIERAVHQLVLERIRPGWFGRGPDATALAAVRAGGCISCFSALRLRGAWVPQGSGSHVRRARHRSGASCRPFGPSVPVRSAVDDLETAVRCAFRCGDREALVVVLDSLLHRRLATMDELRSWAANAPARVRALLALLDGRAESGTESMLRLRLWQLRIGVRIQVRVLPGMRVDLLVGERLVIECDSREHHTDAAAYERDQERDRRLVARGFVVLRLSYRQIHEEWPAIERDILAIIRRGDHRFARRNQR
- a CDS encoding hydrolase, with the protein product MSGRRWSDAPVCATCGVEQAEPLPETCRICADERQWVPGSGQAWTSLDALTATREIRVEELEPGLWGLTSEPAVGIGQRAILVPGDLLWDPLGVVTEAAVERVRQLGGARRIVASHPHMHGAQVAWAEALGARVLVHEADAEWLQRDHELVERWSGSRELAPGLALHTLGGHFPGAAVAIWAAGSGGLGSMLAGDTIQPKPDRRHVAFMRSYPNHLPLSHRVVRRIADAAAGLRYRRLYGNIPGQLIEDGPEAVERSAVRHIRWVLGDFDHLT
- the sucD gene encoding succinate--CoA ligase subunit alpha, yielding MSIYLNKDSKVIVQGITGGEGSKHTARMLAAGTQVVGGVNARKAGTTVSHTAKDGSAVELPVFGSVAEAMAETGADVSIVFVPPAFAKDAVIEAVDAGIGLLVVITEGIPVQDSAEFWAHAKAKGTTRIIGPNCPGIITPEESLVGITPANITGKGPIGLVSKSGTLTYQMMFELRDIGFSTAIGIGGDPIIGTTHIDALEAFEADPETKAIVMIGEIGGDAEERAADFIKANVTKPVVGYVAGFTAPEGKTMGHAGAIVSGSSGTAEAKKVALEAAGVKVGKTPSETARLMREVIESL
- the sucC gene encoding ADP-forming succinate--CoA ligase subunit beta, whose product is MDLYEYQARDLFEQHGVPVLRGIVADTPEQAEAAAAELGGGVVVVKAQVKTGGRGKAGGVKLAKSPAEAKEAAEAILGLDIKGHTVHRVMVAEGAQIEEEYYFSVLLDRANRSYLAMCSYEGGMEIEQLAEERPEALAKVEVDPAVGIDAAKAEEIVRAASFPEELVAKVAPVLVQLYGVFAGEDATLVEVNPLVRTASGDIVALDGKITLDENAGFRHEAHAALEDKAAADPLEAKAKESDLNYVKLEGQVGIIGNGAGLVMSTLDVVAYAGEQFGGVKPANFLDIGGGASAEVMAAGLDVILNDADVKSVFVNVFGGITACDAVANGIVKALEILGDEASKPLVVRLDGNNVEEGRQILADAAHPLVTVVDTMDEAAAKAAELAAA
- a CDS encoding VIT1/CCC1 transporter family protein, with the protein product MDPAMQRRPDLPRPVESLAAKLNWLRAGVLGANDGIVSTSALMVGVAGAGTGIGGILTAGLAALVAGAFSMGVGEYVSVSSQRDSERAAIRRERALLDTDPEGQVDQLAHMYELRGLTPRTAHQVAVELTEHDELRSHLDVEYRLDPDDLNNPWAAAFASAAAFTLGSLVPLLAALFAPTAWMPWPIAAATLVALLVTGIVSARIGGSGKRLGTVRVLIGGTLALVGTYAIGTLFGSPVH